A region from the Lolium perenne isolate Kyuss_39 chromosome 4, Kyuss_2.0, whole genome shotgun sequence genome encodes:
- the LOC127293492 gene encoding uncharacterized protein: protein MVPHHQRSNKAKATRNSSSQGMATDGIRRVAALLLLLALASTAALATRDGAQVKTKPSPALKKPDKPFVPSPSGKKPAKPYVPPATKPGSGAVGGAGGSGGGVIPTIPGFGSIPGFDVPGMGGGWGGGYGGPTGGYSRGGVVASTTVCSEKGPCYKKKLTCPKKCYKSYSGSGKGWGGGGGGGGCTVDCKTKCIAYC from the coding sequence ATGGTGCCACACCACCAACGCAGCAACAAAGCAAAGGCGACCCGGAACAGCAGCTCACAGGGCATGGCCACGGACGGCATTCGCCGCGTCGcggcgctcctcctcctgctcgccCTCGCGTCCACCGCCGCCCTGGCCACGCGCGACGGCGCCCAGGTCAAGACAAAGCCCTCGCCGGCCCTCAAGAAGCCGGACAAGCCATTCGTTCCCTCACCGTCCGGcaagaagccggccaagccgtacGTGCCGCCGGCCACCAAGCCCGGCTCAGGTGCCGTTGGCGGTGCGGGCGGCAGCGGGGGCGGCGTCATCCCCACCATCCCGGGCTTCGGCAGCATCCCCGGGTTCGACGTTCCGGGCATGGGCGGCGGGTGGGGCGGCGGATACGGCGGGCCGACCGGCGGGTACTCGCGCGGCGGCGTGGTGGCCTCCACCACCGTGTGCTCCGAGAAGGGCCCCTGCTACAAGAAGAAGCTAACGTGCCCCAAGAAGTGCTACAAGTCCTACAGCGGCTCCGGCAAGGGctggggcggcggaggaggcgggggCGGCTGCACCGTCGACTGCAAGACCAAGTGCATCGCCTACTGCTGA